In the genome of Sphingomonas alpina, the window CAGCTGCCCAAAGAGCTCCATGAGGTAGGCGACGCTGGCTTCGGTATCGGCCTCTTCGCCCTGCACCAGCTCGGTAATTGCAAGGCCGCGAAATGCAGCGACGAACACGCGCATGATGATCGCAAGATTGGGCGGAGGCTCTATCCCCAGTTCGGCATAATAGCCCTTGAGTCCGCTCAGGACCCTGTGCTCGATGTTGCTTTCGGCGGTGCGAAGTTTCGTGCTGAGATCGGGGTCCGCGCGCGCCGCGAGCAATATCTCGTCCACCGCGATTCCCGGCTCGCGCAACATGCCCGAAAGGACATGCCGCGGCAGTTCGTTCAGATAGGCTTCCGTCCCGATCCGTCTGCGTGTCTCTTCGATCAGCCGCGATCTCTTCGAGATGGACCGCGTCGCGGACCGCGACCATCAGATCCGCCTTGCTGGCGAAATGGTAGGAAATGATGCCGCGGCTGACGCCGGCCTCCTTCGCCACCACTGCAATCGTGACCGCACTATATCCCATCCGGTAGAGGCAGCCGATCGTGGCTTCAAGGATGCGCCGCCGCGTGTCGGCCGTCCGGTCTTCCTGTTTGCGGCGGACGGGTTTGACGCGCCCGGGTGCAGGGGCGGGGGCGGGGGCGGTGGGTGAGGGCATGCGCTCGCTGGAAACCTGATCGTGGGAGGGCCGATGACTGTAACCGGCAGGTAAGCACAGCGCCCGCCGGGATGCCAATGTTAGATTTGCGGCAGACCCGGCCACGACCGTGAAGGTCGCGGCCGGGCGTCCCGATCAATGGCGGAACCGCAAGGTCAGGCCATAGGTCCGGGGCTCGTTCACGAAGACGGCGAGACTTCCACTACCGCCCGGCGTGCCAATGCCGCCGAGATAGGTATTTTCCTTGGTCAGGTTGCGCCCCCAGACTTGGATGCCGAAGCCGTTTCGCAAGGCAAGCTCGACGCTGGCGCTCAGGAAATCCGTGTTCCCGTTCCGGAAAGCCTCGGTCAGCGGCAGATCGGTGTAATAGCTCGTCGCGTGGCGCAAATTGACGTTCCCGAGCAAGCGAACCGTGTCGCTGAGCGGCTGGTCAAGGCTGACGCCGCCGACCAGCGTCCAGCGCGGCGCATTGGGTGGCGGCCGGCCGGTGAGGTCCTGGCTGGGGACAACGCTACCGGCGGGCGGCGGGGCGCCCGGGAAGCTTAGATACTTCGCGTCGAGATAGTTCACGCTGGCGCTGAACGCGAGCGGCTTGACCGGGCGATAAAGGATTTCCGCTTCGACCCCGCGCGAACGGACCTTGGCGGCGTTCAGGGTGAGGAACGATGATGTCTGGCTATTGAAGGCCTGAACCTGCTGATCGTTTACGGTCTGGGTATAGACCGCGATATTGGTGCTCAGCCGGTCGCCGAACAGGCGGAACTTCGCGCCCGCCTCGAACGCGTCGGTCGTCTCGGGCGCGACCGACGGCTCGTTCGCGCTGGTCCGAAGAAGATTGATCGCACCCGATTTGTAGCCACGTGCATAACGAAGATAGAAATTGGCTGCGGGACTCGGCTGGTAGGCGATCGTCGCCGATCCCATCAGCGCATCGTCATTCCGCTTCGCGTCGCCAGGGAATGAAAAGGAACCGGGGGCGACCGTGACATGCCCCGTCTTGTCCTCGCTCAGGTAGCGCAGGCCGCCGGTGATGCGGAGCGCATCGGTGAGATTATAGGTCGCCTGACCGAACAGCGCACCGCTCTTTGCCGTTCCGGCGCCGACCGAGTTGTAGAAGCTGATCGTCGCGGCAGCGGGCTTGATCCGGATCTGTAGAATGTTGGTGTCGATGGTCTTCTGGTTGAAGTAATAACCGCCGACGACGAATTCGACCGGGCTGCCCGCTGCATTCTGCAATCGGACTTCCGCCGACGTCTCCTTGATGGCGCTCGATGGGCTCGACCGGACATTCATCATCGCCGAATCGACACCGTCGATGTCGAGGCTGGAATCGCTCTGGAAACGCCGATGCGCGCCGATTGCCGTCAGGGTAAGATTACCGAAATCCTGGTCGATCTGAAGCGAGACACCCTTGTCCTGCGCCTTCTCTCCCGACGGCGAATCCTGCGTCGACCTGCGATCGAACGGTCGATAGAATGTTCCGGTGCTCGCGGGATTGCTCGGCGACACGCCACGGGTGCCCGGCGTCGGAGGGGTGTAGCCGATAAATCCGCCGCGCACATTGAATGAAAAAGGTGTTGCAACGGCGGCGTCGGAAACGAACAGCGGCAGATAGGAGCAGCAACGGTCATTCATCTGCGAATAGTCGCCGATCAGCCGGACGCGGGTTGCGTCGGTCGGCGTCCAGTAGAGCTGGGCGCGGATGCTCTGCCGGTCGCGCGCGTTGCTTCGTCCGCGTGGCAGGTTGGGGGCGTCCAGGAAGCCGTCGCTGTAATTCTCCGCAACCGCCACGCTCAGCGCGAGCTTGTCAGTCACCAGCGGGATATTGACCGAAAGACGCGCCTGGATCGTGTTGAAATTGCCATAAGTACCCTCGGCATATACGCCAAA includes:
- a CDS encoding TonB-dependent receptor translates to MSSTLAIGTALLAAPATAQTASPDETQSGAEQAADTGLGDIIVTSQRRKETLLKVPASVEVLSGDRLQAAHINNLANVQEISPSLSVSQTSNPSNAIFTIRGMGTAVRGSEQSVGVYIDGVFRGRPGAALQDLLDIERVEVLRGPQSTLFGRNNSAGAINISTSLPDVNAFGVYAEGTYGNFNTIQARLSVNIPLVTDKLALSVAVAENYSDGFLDAPNLPRGRSNARDRQSIRAQLYWTPTDATRVRLIGDYSQMNDRCCSYLPLFVSDAAVATPFSFNVRGGFIGYTPPTPGTRGVSPSNPASTGTFYRPFDRRSTQDSPSGEKAQDKGVSLQIDQDFGNLTLTAIGAHRRFQSDSSLDIDGVDSAMMNVRSSPSSAIKETSAEVRLQNAAGSPVEFVVGGYYFNQKTIDTNILQIRIKPAAATISFYNSVGAGTAKSGALFGQATYNLTDALRITGGLRYLSEDKTGHVTVAPGSFSFPGDAKRNDDALMGSATIAYQPSPAANFYLRYARGYKSGAINLLRTSANEPSVAPETTDAFEAGAKFRLFGDRLSTNIAVYTQTVNDQQVQAFNSQTSSFLTLNAAKVRSRGVEAEILYRPVKPLAFSASVNYLDAKYLSFPGAPPPAGSVVPSQDLTGRPPPNAPRWTLVGGVSLDQPLSDTVRLLGNVNLRHATSYYTDLPLTEAFRNGNTDFLSASVELALRNGFGIQVWGRNLTKENTYLGGIGTPGGSGSLAVFVNEPRTYGLTLRFRH